The Candidatus Mycolicibacterium alkanivorans genome contains a region encoding:
- the ccsB gene encoding c-type cytochrome biogenesis protein CcsB: MNTEHIDIGLARYSDWAFTSSIVVLVAALLLLAVELAYSRGRAVDARELVAAGKVTADSDRPGVVIDEPGRSLDERVGKAGLSLVYVGIALLFACIVLRGLATARVPWGNMYEFINLTSFCGLVAAAVVLRKPQYRALWVFVLVPVLILLAVSGKWLYTNAAPVMPALQSYWLPIHVSVVSLGSGVFLVAGVASMLFLLKMSRFGQPDAPAGALTRIVQRLPDAQTLDRIAYRTSIFAFPIFGFGVIFGAIWAEEAWGRYWGWDPKETVSFIAWVVYAAYLHARSTAGWRDKKAAWINVVGFVAMVFNLFFINLVTVGLHSYAGVS; the protein is encoded by the coding sequence CACCTCGTCGATCGTCGTTTTGGTCGCCGCGCTGCTGCTGCTGGCCGTGGAACTGGCCTACAGCCGCGGCCGGGCGGTCGACGCCCGCGAGCTCGTCGCCGCCGGAAAGGTGACCGCCGACAGCGACCGCCCCGGCGTCGTCATCGACGAACCGGGACGCTCGCTGGACGAGCGGGTCGGCAAGGCCGGCCTGTCGCTGGTGTACGTCGGCATCGCGCTGCTGTTCGCCTGCATCGTGCTGCGCGGCCTGGCCACGGCCCGCGTGCCGTGGGGCAACATGTACGAGTTCATCAACCTGACCAGCTTCTGCGGCCTGGTCGCTGCCGCGGTGGTGCTGCGTAAGCCCCAGTACCGCGCGCTGTGGGTGTTCGTCCTGGTGCCGGTGCTCATCCTGCTGGCTGTATCCGGCAAGTGGCTCTACACCAACGCCGCGCCGGTGATGCCCGCGCTGCAGTCCTACTGGCTGCCCATCCACGTGTCGGTGGTCAGCCTGGGCTCCGGGGTGTTCCTGGTCGCCGGTGTGGCCAGCATGCTGTTCCTGCTGAAGATGTCGCGCTTCGGTCAGCCCGACGCTCCGGCTGGTGCGTTGACCCGCATCGTCCAGCGGCTGCCCGATGCCCAGACGTTGGACCGCATCGCCTACCGCACCTCGATCTTCGCGTTCCCCATCTTCGGCTTCGGTGTGATCTTCGGCGCGATCTGGGCCGAGGAGGCGTGGGGCCGCTACTGGGGCTGGGACCCCAAGGAGACGGTGTCGTTCATCGCGTGGGTGGTCTACGCCGCCTACCTGCACGCCCGCTCCACCGCAGGCTGGCGGGACAAGAAGGCTGCCTGGATCAACGTCGTCGGCTTCGTCGCGATGGTGTTCAACCTGTTCTTCATCAACCTGGTGACCGTCGGCCTGCACTCGTACGCCGGCGTCAGCTGA